The following are from one region of the Myxocyprinus asiaticus isolate MX2 ecotype Aquarium Trade chromosome 2, UBuf_Myxa_2, whole genome shotgun sequence genome:
- the tp53i11a gene encoding tumor protein p53-inducible protein 11a, translated as MSSTPPPLMKKHSQTDLVSRLKSRKVLGVGGEDDDGEVHRSKISQMLGNEMKFAVRQPIGLRLWLLISAVLFTSTSLMALAFPNQLYEIIFELTTTRISIRLYGGALLCISLILWNGLYTAEKVIIQWTLLTEACYFGIQFLVTSITLLEMGTLSNSAIVLLLSETLFLLVTLSYYHHLGRRPKKI; from the exons ATGTCCTCCACACCTCCACCTCTCATGAAGAAGCACAGTCAGACCGATCTTGTGAGTCGCCTTAAGTCCCGCAAGGTCCTGGGTGTCGGCGGAGAGGATGATGACGGGGAGGTGCATAGGTCGAAG aTCAGTCAGATGTTGGGTAATGAGATGAAATTTGCTGTACGTCAGCCCATTGGCCTCCG GCTTTGGCTCCTCATCTCTGCAGTGTTGTTCACCTCCACATCTTTAATG GCACTGGCCTTCCCCAACCAACTCTACGAGATAATATTTGAGCTCACCACCACCAGGATCTCCATCAGACTCTACGGAGGAGCCCTTCTGT GTATCTCATTAATCCTGTGGAATGGCTTGTACACAGCAGAAAAGGTCATCATTCAATGGACACTACTTACGGAAGCATGTTACTTTGGGATACAATTTCTAG TGACGTCCATCACTCTCCTGGAGATGGGCACTCTGTCCAACAGTGCAATTGTTCTTCTTCTTAGTGAAACCTTGTTCCTCCTCGTCACCTTGAGTTACTATCATCACCTCGGCCGCCGTCCCAAAAAGATCTAA